GATATGAAAATAGATATGGAAAAACTTATGAGTTTAGGACTTAACCCTGACAATCCATCTAGCGGATTTAATATGACGGCTTTATCTTTATAAAGTATGCAGATATACAAATGCCGTAAGCACAAAGCATAAAGAAGTTTCAAACGAGATATGGAAAACGCTTCTAGGAGGCAAAAAAATTGATTATATAACTAACGGTGTTCATATACTTTTATGGCAAAACAATAAATTCAAAGAGAAAGAAGACTTTATATTTTCAAAGGATTGAAGCGATATTTGTGACAATGAAGATCTATGGCCTAAAATCGAAGATATTGATGATGCATGTTTATGGAATATTCATTGTAGATACAAAGCAAAACTGATTAATCATGCAAGAGAAAAAATCAAAGAAAATGGGCAGAAGAAAAGATATGCCCTCAATCGCCATGGCAGAAGGAGTTATGCTCGATCCTAACGTACTTACAATAGTTTTTGCAAGAAGATGTACAAAATACAAAAAACCTGAACTAATTTTGTATGAGATTCAAAGACTCGAAAAAATTGTAAACAACCCTTCTATGTCAGTACAGATCATTTTTACCGGTAAAGCTCATCTAGCGGATATAGAAGACAAAAAGATACTTCAAAAAGTCTTTCAGATTGCAATGAGCCCAATGTTTAAAGGAAGAATAGCATTTTATAGAAGATTATGGCGAGCTTTGTGCAAAGATACTGACAAAAGGTGCTGATGTATGGCTAAATACTCCCTTTCCTCCTCTTGAAGCATGCGGAATAAGCGGAATGAAAGCAGCACTAAACGGCGTTTTGCATCTCTCTATTGCAGATGGATGGTGGCTTATTATTCAATGAACTGTGTGGCCGTTTATTATTGTAGTATTCCGCTACTGTTCAATGATAACCTGGGCCTCTTTTCTGTTTGCGAACCACTCTCTATTTAAGCTTTCATCTATGAATTTTCCATTGAAGCTTTCTACATAGGCATTTTGCCAGGGAGATCCAGGTTTGATGAAAGCTGGAGAGTATAAAGAGATATTCAATAGCGATGATAAGCATTTGGAGGGAAAGGTAGGTTCAATGGAGTATTAAAGGCCAAAAGAGAAAAGTTTTTTGAATTTGAATACTCTTTGAGTCTTGAACTTGCGCCTTTGAGTGCGGTGTATTTGAAAATTAAATCATAAAATTTTTGTATAACATATAAGTATAGTTCTTTAATATAATCTTTATTTAAAAACTTTTCTTTACAATACTTATTATGAAAACAACCAAATTTATCTTAAAAATTTTAGCGGCCATTGTTTGGTATATAGGAGCTTTTGTCCTATTTTTCAAAGGTTTTTCTCTGTTGGTAGAGGCAGCTGACTTAAACAAAGAGAGATTTGTAATATTTTGGAGTTTTGTTTTCGCGCTTTTTATAGGGATTTTGAAAGTAAAATATATTTTTATAAAAAGTTGTGAAAAAAACCTAAAGCGCATCAATGAACTGAAAGAACCTAAAATATGGCAGTTTTATAAACCCTCTTTTTTTCTTTTTTTAGTTTTTGTTATCTCTTTAGGAGCCTACCTTTCGCACCTTTCTCATGGGAACTTCTGGTTTTTGGTAAGTGTTGGAACTTTAGATTTGTCTCTTTCCTTTGCTCTTTTTTTGAGCAGTATCGCTTTTTGGAAAAATAGATAACTAAGTAAAGCGTTAAAATATGAGATTTGAAGATAGCTGCTTATTTGGAGATTGTGTTTTGTTCTTTAGGTGTAGCATATTTCATTGCGATAAATTTTCCAACCATTACACCCGCAATGAGAGTTAAAAAAATTATCAAAGCTGTTATATAATCTTTTTTATTCATTTTTTAGCCTCAATTTACTTCTTATTTATTATAATGAAAAAAACTTAAAAATCGGAAAATAGCGATGATAAAGAAAATTGCCGAAATCATAAAAGATTGTGACTATCTTCTAATCACTACCGGTGCTGGTATGGGTGTGGATAGCGGGCTTCCTGATTTTAGAGGTAAAGATGGTTTTTGGAGAGCATATCCCGCTGCTAAAAAGCTTGGACTAAGTTTTGAAGAACTTGCAAATCCCTACTGGTTTGAAGAAGATCCTTATTTGGCTTGGGCTTTTTACGGTCATAGATTAAATC
This Nitrosophilus labii DNA region includes the following protein-coding sequences:
- a CDS encoding integrase core domain-containing protein, whose translation is MNISLYSPAFIKPGSPWQNAYVESFNGKFIDESLNREWFANRKEAQVIIEQ